One stretch of Caldinitratiruptor microaerophilus DNA includes these proteins:
- the ku gene encoding non-homologous end joining protein Ku has protein sequence MRSLWRGTISFGLVTIPVKLYAATEDRDVHFRLLHRECKTPIRYRRWCPRCEREVEAGDLVRGYEHEPDRFVVIEEEDLESLPVAAARTVEILDFVRLEDIDPIYFLRTYFVEPGDGGAKAYALLRRALQATGRIGLARVALRGRSSLAAVRVYRQDCLCLETMRFPDEIRSHAGLQIPADEGYRDQELEMARLLISTLSTEFVPERLRDEYREALLERIREKVAGDQVYRVEAPEPTARVADLMEALRQSVRLAEAARGPASGVPAADGAGPRPAPPH, from the coding sequence ATGCGGAGCCTGTGGCGGGGCACGATCAGCTTCGGCCTGGTGACCATCCCGGTGAAGCTCTACGCGGCCACCGAGGACCGGGACGTGCACTTCCGCCTGCTGCACCGGGAGTGCAAGACGCCCATCCGGTACCGCCGCTGGTGCCCTCGCTGCGAGCGCGAGGTGGAGGCCGGGGACCTCGTCCGGGGGTACGAGCACGAGCCGGACCGGTTCGTGGTGATCGAGGAGGAGGACCTCGAAAGCCTGCCCGTCGCCGCCGCCCGCACCGTGGAGATCCTTGACTTTGTACGGCTCGAGGACATCGACCCGATCTACTTCCTCCGGACCTACTTCGTGGAACCCGGCGACGGCGGGGCGAAGGCATACGCCCTCCTGCGCCGCGCCCTGCAGGCAACGGGCCGCATCGGCCTGGCAAGGGTGGCGCTGCGGGGCCGGTCGTCCCTGGCCGCGGTGCGGGTGTACCGCCAGGATTGCCTCTGCCTCGAGACCATGCGCTTCCCGGACGAGATTCGCTCCCACGCCGGGCTCCAGATCCCGGCCGACGAGGGGTACCGCGATCAGGAACTCGAGATGGCCCGGCTCCTGATCTCGACCCTGTCCACGGAGTTCGTGCCGGAGCGGCTGCGCGACGAGTACCGGGAGGCGCTGCTCGAGCGGATCCGGGAGAAGGTGGCCGGGGACCAGGTGTACCGGGTGGAGGCGCCGGAGCCCACGGCGCGGGTGGCCGACCTGATGGAGGCCCTCCGGCAGAGCGTGCGCCTGGCCGAGGCGGCGCGCGGCCCGGCGAGCGGGGTGCCCGCGGCGGACGGGGCCGGACCCCGCCCGGCGCCGCCGCACTGA
- a CDS encoding pseudouridine synthase gives MARRDKPTSRPESGRKKVPGREDTARRRPAPGRRRAAETGLVTGEPERLQKILARAGVASRRHSEELILAGRVRVNGEVVTRLGTRAVAGVDRIEVDGRPIGEREPLAYVVLNKPKGYVTTLHDPEGRPTVVDLIEGAPVRLYPVGRLDYDTEGLLLLTNDGELAHALAHPSSEVSKTYVARVRGVPTAAKLRTLEQGVRLEDGITAPARVRLLAVRTDRRNPRNQVATVELTIHEGRNRQVRRMLAAVGHEVIQLTRTRVGPLRLAGLAPGEFRYLTLRDIKSLRHAAGLPADPPGPLAPVPAGPERGAAGVPEPSPAPSPRRPPSRRPGARQGPAGAAGKPPRKEMRRSATKSSRA, from the coding sequence ATGGCAAGGCGGGACAAGCCCACGTCACGGCCGGAGTCGGGCAGGAAAAAGGTTCCCGGCCGGGAGGACACCGCCCGGCGGCGGCCGGCCCCGGGCCGGCGCCGCGCCGCGGAGACCGGCCTGGTGACCGGGGAGCCGGAACGCCTGCAGAAGATCCTGGCCCGCGCCGGCGTGGCCTCCCGGCGGCACAGCGAGGAGCTCATCCTGGCCGGCCGCGTCCGCGTCAACGGAGAGGTGGTCACCCGGCTCGGCACCCGGGCGGTGGCCGGGGTGGACCGGATCGAGGTCGACGGCCGGCCCATCGGCGAGCGGGAGCCGCTGGCCTACGTGGTCCTGAACAAGCCGAAGGGCTACGTGACCACGCTTCACGACCCCGAGGGGCGCCCCACGGTGGTGGATCTCATCGAGGGCGCCCCGGTGCGGCTGTACCCGGTCGGCCGTCTCGACTACGACACGGAGGGGCTCTTGCTGCTCACCAACGACGGCGAGCTGGCCCACGCGCTGGCCCACCCGTCCTCCGAGGTCAGCAAGACGTACGTGGCCCGGGTCCGGGGGGTCCCGACGGCCGCCAAGCTCCGGACCCTCGAGCAGGGCGTGAGGCTCGAAGACGGCATCACCGCCCCGGCCCGCGTGCGGCTCCTGGCGGTGCGCACCGACCGGCGAAACCCCCGGAACCAGGTGGCAACGGTGGAGCTCACCATCCACGAGGGCCGCAACCGCCAGGTTCGCCGCATGCTGGCGGCGGTGGGGCACGAGGTCATCCAGCTGACCCGGACCCGGGTTGGCCCCCTTCGGCTGGCCGGCCTGGCCCCGGGGGAATTCCGCTACCTGACGCTGCGCGACATCAAGAGCCTGCGGCACGCCGCCGGGCTCCCGGCCGACCCGCCCGGCCCGCTGGCCCCGGTGCCGGCCGGGCCGGAGCGCGGCGCAGCCGGCGTGCCCGAGCCGTCGCCGGCCCCATCGCCCCGGCGCCCGCCGTCCCGGCGGCCCGGGGCCCGCCAGGGGCCGGCCGGGGCCGCGGGGAAGCCGCCCCGGAAGGAGATGCGGCGCTCCGCAACGAAATCTTCGCGAGCCTGA
- a CDS encoding segregation and condensation protein A has protein sequence MNGIAPGAGRDLTVRLENFEGPLDLLLYLIRKEEVSIHDIPIARIAEQYLAYIADLSDVEIDRAADFLVMAATLLDIKARMLLPRPPRPEGEAGAEDGEDEDPRAELARQLEAYQRFKELAAELRRREEAAGRSYPRGWYPEAPRGPAPLVGVSLADLVAAFRALLEERGAWREVPRETVTLRDKLREILQRLGRSPAGVPFRSLFRPGAGRLEILVTFLALLELVRQQRARAVQERPFAEILILPAPQGQGGIDGA, from the coding sequence GTGAACGGGATCGCCCCCGGGGCCGGCCGGGACCTGACCGTCCGGCTGGAGAACTTCGAAGGCCCCCTCGACCTGCTGCTGTACCTCATCCGGAAGGAAGAGGTCAGCATCCACGACATCCCGATCGCACGCATCGCCGAGCAGTACCTGGCCTACATCGCCGACCTGTCGGACGTGGAGATCGACCGGGCCGCGGACTTCCTCGTGATGGCCGCCACCCTCCTCGACATCAAGGCCCGCATGCTGCTGCCGCGACCGCCCCGCCCCGAGGGCGAGGCCGGGGCGGAGGACGGGGAGGACGAGGACCCCCGGGCGGAGCTGGCCCGCCAGCTCGAGGCCTACCAGCGGTTCAAGGAGCTGGCCGCCGAGCTTCGCCGCCGCGAGGAGGCGGCGGGCCGGTCCTACCCCCGCGGCTGGTACCCCGAGGCGCCGCGCGGCCCCGCGCCCCTCGTCGGTGTGAGCCTCGCGGACCTGGTGGCTGCCTTCCGGGCGCTCCTGGAGGAGCGCGGCGCGTGGCGTGAGGTTCCCCGCGAGACGGTCACTCTCCGGGACAAGCTGCGCGAGATCCTCCAGCGGCTCGGCCGGTCTCCCGCCGGGGTGCCGTTCCGCAGCCTCTTCCGTCCCGGCGCCGGGCGGCTGGAGATCCTCGTCACGTTCCTGGCCCTGCTCGAACTCGTGCGCCAGCAGCGGGCCAGGGCCGTGCAGGAGCGACCCTTCGCCGAGATCCTGATCCTGCCCGCGCCGCAAGGCCAGGGAGGGATTGACGGGGCATGA
- a CDS encoding nucleoside recognition domain-containing protein — MLGGVWLVLIVTAVAVAGATGRVEQVTQAAMESARAAVETALNLAGVMALWLGLSRIAQESGLMQALARLLAPVTRRLFPSVPPDHPALGAVAMNLSANLLGLGNAATPMGLKAMQELQKLNRGDPEEATPAMCTFLVLNTSSVTLIPGTLIALRAAQGSRSPADIVVPTLVATAVSAAVGIAVDAMLRRRWARRGG; from the coding sequence ATGCTGGGCGGCGTCTGGCTCGTCCTGATCGTCACGGCGGTGGCGGTCGCCGGGGCCACCGGCCGGGTGGAGCAGGTCACGCAGGCGGCCATGGAGTCCGCCCGGGCGGCGGTGGAGACGGCCCTGAACCTGGCCGGGGTGATGGCGCTCTGGCTGGGCCTGAGCCGCATCGCTCAGGAGTCCGGCCTCATGCAGGCGCTGGCGCGCCTCCTGGCGCCGGTGACGCGCCGGCTCTTCCCCTCGGTGCCGCCGGACCACCCTGCCCTGGGCGCGGTGGCCATGAACCTGAGCGCCAACCTCCTGGGCCTCGGGAACGCCGCCACGCCCATGGGGCTCAAGGCGATGCAGGAACTGCAGAAACTCAACCGGGGCGACCCCGAGGAGGCCACCCCGGCCATGTGCACGTTCCTGGTCCTCAACACCTCGTCCGTCACCCTGATCCCGGGAACCCTGATCGCCCTGCGGGCCGCCCAGGGAAGCCGGTCGCCGGCCGACATCGTGGTGCCCACTCTCGTGGCGACCGCCGTGTCGGCGGCGGTGGGGATCGCCGTGGACGCGATGCTGCGCCGGCGGTGGGCGCGCCGGGGGGGATGA
- a CDS encoding polysaccharide deacetylase family protein: MEREARASFRVIRINRWSLAAVLLAILGVLLYPLGRRLPLLGEPRVRPGVTLLGRSMAGLTEDEVRAVVQELARSLETGSASSLGPASGPDRAAPATAAPAPGFQVDVEATVLRVMTAPRGEAVLPAWTPVRPAGASRVQPDLPVHSGDPARQAVALVINVAWGTEHLPEMLTALKRAGARATFLVTGRWAEKNQNLLRTIAAGGHEIGNHGYDDRRSPLEMYRTGQLRADIERADRIIREITGRAPRFYQPHRGEWNREMVRLARALGYTTVMWSLDTRDWMPGVRSQDVLREVGKARAGDIILLHPTDPTRRALPAALDALREKGLRTVTLAEILPETGPGANPPASGEPGESVTAGSRR, encoded by the coding sequence GTGGAGCGTGAGGCGCGGGCAAGCTTTCGCGTGATCCGCATCAACCGCTGGTCCCTGGCGGCGGTCCTCCTGGCCATCCTGGGCGTGCTGCTGTACCCCCTCGGCCGGCGCCTCCCGCTGCTGGGCGAGCCCCGCGTGCGCCCGGGCGTGACACTCCTCGGGCGGTCCATGGCGGGGCTCACGGAAGACGAGGTGCGGGCCGTGGTGCAGGAGCTGGCCCGAAGCCTGGAGACCGGGTCGGCCTCCTCGCTCGGGCCCGCCTCCGGCCCGGACCGGGCGGCGCCGGCCACCGCCGCGCCGGCGCCGGGCTTCCAGGTGGACGTGGAGGCCACGGTACTGCGCGTCATGACCGCCCCCAGGGGAGAGGCCGTGCTGCCGGCCTGGACGCCTGTGCGCCCGGCCGGCGCCAGCCGCGTGCAACCGGACCTGCCGGTGCACTCGGGCGATCCGGCCCGGCAGGCCGTCGCTCTCGTCATCAACGTGGCCTGGGGAACCGAGCACCTCCCCGAGATGCTGACCGCCCTCAAGCGGGCAGGGGCCCGGGCCACCTTCCTGGTCACCGGCCGGTGGGCAGAGAAGAACCAGAACCTCCTCCGCACCATCGCCGCGGGCGGGCACGAGATCGGGAACCACGGCTACGACGACCGCCGCTCGCCCCTCGAGATGTACCGGACAGGGCAACTGCGGGCGGACATCGAACGGGCCGACCGCATCATCCGCGAGATCACCGGCCGCGCGCCGCGCTTCTACCAGCCCCACCGGGGCGAGTGGAACCGGGAGATGGTCCGCCTGGCCCGGGCACTCGGCTACACCACCGTGATGTGGAGCCTCGACACGCGGGACTGGATGCCGGGAGTGCGCTCCCAGGACGTGCTGCGCGAGGTGGGCAAGGCGCGGGCGGGCGACATCATCCTCCTTCACCCCACCGACCCGACCCGCCGGGCGCTGCCCGCCGCCCTCGACGCCCTGCGGGAGAAAGGCCTGCGCACGGTGACCCTGGCGGAGATCCTCCCGGAGACGGGTCCGGGGGCCAACCCGCCGGCGTCGGGTGAGCCGGGGGAGAGCGTCACCGCCGGTAGCCGTCGATGA
- a CDS encoding ATP-dependent DNA ligase — MEPVPADRAEDDPAWSGEVKWDGVRCIALVQGGRVRLWSRRLRERTPRFPEIQALAGQLPPGRYVLDGELVVLRDGRPSFPGILERDLAQGAAAARAAARDPAVYMVFDLLEAAGREVAGWPLERRQALLRESLRPGGPAVAVEGFPGAGARLLAAVMEQQLEGVVLKRLDSPYRPGDRSELWRKVKRRLRLLCAVGGYTVTGGRAGALLLGAYDRDGRLRYLGRAGSGLSERDLEAARELEPGPCPFDPVPDLRGERFSRPPDRVVWVRPRVTVWVEFAEWTEGLRLRSPVVKGLSPEPPEAARLP, encoded by the coding sequence ATGGAGCCGGTTCCGGCCGACCGCGCGGAGGACGACCCGGCGTGGAGCGGCGAGGTCAAGTGGGACGGCGTCCGCTGCATCGCCCTCGTCCAGGGGGGCCGGGTGCGCCTCTGGAGCCGGCGGCTCCGGGAGCGCACGCCCCGCTTCCCGGAGATACAGGCGCTGGCCGGCCAGCTGCCGCCGGGGCGGTACGTTCTCGACGGCGAGCTGGTCGTCCTCCGGGACGGGCGCCCCAGCTTCCCGGGGATCCTCGAGCGGGACCTGGCCCAGGGCGCGGCGGCGGCCCGCGCGGCGGCCCGGGACCCCGCCGTGTACATGGTGTTCGATCTCCTGGAGGCGGCCGGTCGCGAGGTGGCCGGCTGGCCGCTCGAGCGCCGGCAGGCCCTCCTGCGGGAGTCGCTGCGCCCCGGGGGCCCGGCGGTGGCGGTCGAGGGCTTCCCCGGCGCCGGGGCCCGGCTCCTGGCGGCAGTGATGGAGCAGCAGCTCGAGGGGGTGGTGCTGAAGCGCCTCGACTCGCCCTACCGGCCGGGCGACCGGTCCGAGCTGTGGCGCAAGGTGAAGCGCCGGCTGCGCCTCCTCTGCGCCGTCGGGGGATACACGGTGACCGGCGGCAGGGCCGGCGCCCTGCTCCTCGGCGCCTACGATCGGGACGGCCGGCTGCGCTACCTCGGGCGTGCGGGCTCGGGGCTGTCCGAACGTGACCTGGAGGCGGCGCGGGAGCTGGAGCCGGGGCCGTGCCCGTTCGACCCCGTCCCCGACCTCCGGGGCGAGCGCTTCTCCCGCCCGCCCGACCGGGTGGTCTGGGTGCGGCCCCGGGTGACCGTGTGGGTCGAGTTCGCCGAGTGGACGGAGGGGCTGCGGCTGCGGAGCCCGGTGGTGAAGGGCCTGTCCCCCGAGCCGCCGGAAGCCGCCCGCCTGCCGTGA
- the scpB gene encoding SMC-Scp complex subunit ScpB translates to MIWDRGKAIVEALLLASPEPLSAERIAEVIGIGAHEAALLVEDLRRDYASPARGLAIREVAGGFQLVTRPDLAEYVERLHAPRGRGLSHAALETLAIIAYRQPITRAEIEAIRGVSVEGTLNSLLERGLIREAGRRDGPGRPILYVTTPEFLKHFGLADLSDLPPVEPPGGGLFGSGS, encoded by the coding sequence ATGATCTGGGACCGGGGCAAGGCCATCGTCGAGGCGCTCCTCCTCGCCTCGCCGGAACCCCTGTCCGCCGAGCGCATCGCGGAGGTCATCGGGATCGGCGCGCACGAGGCCGCCCTCCTGGTGGAAGACCTGCGCCGGGACTACGCCTCGCCGGCCCGGGGGCTGGCCATCCGGGAGGTGGCGGGGGGCTTCCAGCTGGTCACCCGCCCCGACCTGGCCGAGTACGTCGAGCGCCTGCACGCCCCCCGGGGTCGCGGCCTCTCGCACGCGGCCCTGGAGACGCTGGCCATCATCGCCTACCGCCAGCCCATCACCCGGGCGGAGATCGAAGCGATCCGCGGCGTGAGCGTGGAGGGCACCCTGAACTCGCTGCTGGAGCGCGGGCTCATCCGGGAAGCGGGCCGGAGGGACGGGCCGGGGCGCCCCATCCTGTACGTCACCACGCCCGAATTCCTGAAGCACTTCGGCCTCGCCGACCTCAGCGACCTGCCGCCGGTCGAGCCGCCGGGCGGCGGGCTGTTCGGCAGCGGTTCGTGA
- a CDS encoding DUF2953 domain-containing protein: MQNAYVLFLAALVAIPGCATLVAPVRIAVTARLDGARGRALLEVRWLALTVRRALRFDLPREPSRLFLRWALAARGGRPVLDRSRLGLARSLTESLLRLARAMAPASGYLRRRVRVERLDIEARIGAGDAMETALAYGTAWAAIGQVLAAAAAAVHLPADRVRVSLIPEFEREGLWGAVHVGTRVRALDLVGTAWALLRAGGLSAARQALLRARAALRGLRGGSAPRGALRIAPRPRRAG; this comes from the coding sequence GTGCAGAACGCGTACGTCCTGTTCCTGGCGGCGCTCGTGGCGATCCCCGGCTGCGCGACCCTGGTGGCGCCCGTCCGCATCGCCGTGACGGCGCGCCTCGACGGGGCGCGCGGCCGGGCCCTCCTGGAGGTCCGCTGGCTGGCCCTGACCGTCCGCCGCGCGCTCCGGTTCGACCTCCCGCGCGAACCGAGCCGCCTCTTCCTGCGCTGGGCGCTCGCCGCCCGAGGCGGGCGTCCGGTGCTGGACCGCTCCCGCCTCGGGCTGGCCCGCAGCCTGACCGAAAGCCTGCTCCGGCTGGCGCGGGCGATGGCCCCCGCCTCGGGCTACCTGCGGCGCCGGGTGCGGGTGGAGCGGCTCGACATCGAGGCCCGGATCGGTGCGGGGGACGCGATGGAGACCGCCCTGGCGTACGGCACCGCCTGGGCCGCGATCGGCCAGGTCCTGGCGGCCGCGGCCGCCGCGGTGCACCTCCCGGCCGATCGGGTGCGGGTGAGCCTGATCCCGGAATTCGAACGCGAAGGCCTGTGGGGGGCGGTGCACGTCGGGACGCGCGTGCGGGCCCTCGATCTCGTCGGTACGGCCTGGGCCCTACTGCGGGCCGGCGGGCTCTCCGCGGCCCGGCAGGCGCTCCTCCGGGCGCGGGCCGCGCTCCGGGGGCTCCGGGGCGGCAGTGCGCCGCGCGGGGCGCTCCGCATAGCCCCCCGCCCGCGCCGCGCAGGTTAG
- a CDS encoding spore maturation protein yields the protein MHALDAVATWAIPALLAGIPLWGYLRGVAVYEAFLAGAEEGLRVTVQILPYMLGILVALGVFRASGALDLVAQVALPLTGRLGFPPEVLPLMLIRPLSGSGSLAAVADLLRAHGPDSFVGRLASVMQGSTDTTFYVLSVYFGSVGVKKPRYALWSGLCGDAAGFVAALWACRWFYGGPP from the coding sequence GTGCACGCGCTCGACGCCGTCGCCACCTGGGCCATCCCCGCGCTCCTCGCCGGCATCCCGCTGTGGGGCTACCTGCGCGGGGTGGCTGTCTACGAGGCGTTTCTCGCCGGCGCGGAGGAAGGCCTGCGTGTCACGGTTCAGATCCTGCCCTACATGCTGGGCATACTGGTGGCGCTGGGGGTGTTCCGTGCCTCCGGCGCGCTGGACCTCGTGGCGCAGGTGGCGCTGCCGCTCACGGGCCGGCTCGGCTTTCCCCCGGAGGTGCTGCCGCTCATGCTCATCCGCCCGCTGTCCGGCAGCGGTTCCCTGGCGGCGGTGGCGGACCTCCTGCGTGCACACGGGCCCGACTCGTTCGTCGGCCGGCTGGCCTCGGTGATGCAGGGCTCCACCGACACCACCTTCTACGTCCTCAGCGTCTACTTCGGCTCGGTGGGGGTCAAGAAGCCGCGTTACGCCCTGTGGTCGGGCCTGTGCGGCGACGCCGCCGGCTTCGTCGCCGCCCTCTGGGCGTGCCGCTGGTTTTACGGCGGACCGCCATGA
- a CDS encoding glycosyl hydrolase family 18 protein — translation MPPKRFTVGRSVVVATFLATLLLAAASVGAGPVGRPAEPAAAPARVPAAGPGDPQPGSPAPPAAAGAHLEPVLQEHGLLRQARRSRPGAPAVASATVGPPTAESPPPEPSGIPPRAAAPSPAPAPLSPAPAPPAPGREDPAPSLPRDRLLVLGYYTEDWDGDTRSLESLRRAGTRVDLVASFQFRVTAGGELAGRAYPRLTDRARRSRTPVLALFHNYAGSGFDRGIARSILATAEARERSARAVAWTVREGGFAGVNIDLENIPPSLRGAFTDYVRRIAAHLRPDGYLVTISAPAKLGDERQNGWTGAFDYRALAPLVDLFVVMAYDQHLPGGPAGPIAAPDWVEAVIRYARSQIPAEKILLGVPQYAYDWIEGTTQGRGLSVPGAHGLAEKSGAPVLWDEGAGSGLFRYTDPEGRRRVVYVEDRRGLEQKLVLARKYGLRGVAIWRLGLEDPGIWPLIDGYRR, via the coding sequence ATGCCCCCGAAACGCTTCACGGTGGGACGGAGCGTCGTGGTGGCCACGTTCCTGGCCACCCTCTTGCTCGCCGCGGCGTCCGTGGGGGCCGGCCCGGTCGGACGCCCCGCGGAGCCCGCGGCGGCGCCGGCCCGGGTCCCCGCTGCCGGTCCCGGCGACCCGCAACCCGGCTCTCCGGCGCCGCCGGCAGCGGCGGGTGCACACCTCGAGCCGGTGCTGCAGGAGCACGGCCTCCTCCGACAGGCCCGCCGCTCCCGGCCCGGCGCCCCGGCCGTCGCGTCCGCCACGGTCGGGCCTCCGACGGCCGAATCCCCGCCACCGGAGCCCTCCGGCATCCCGCCGCGTGCGGCCGCCCCGTCGCCTGCGCCCGCCCCGCTCTCCCCGGCTCCGGCCCCGCCGGCGCCCGGCCGCGAGGACCCGGCCCCGTCCCTGCCCCGTGACCGCCTGCTCGTGCTCGGGTACTACACCGAGGACTGGGACGGTGACACCCGGTCGCTGGAGAGCCTGCGGCGGGCAGGCACCCGGGTCGACCTCGTGGCCAGTTTCCAGTTCCGGGTGACCGCCGGGGGCGAGCTCGCCGGGCGGGCATACCCACGCCTCACGGACCGGGCGCGGCGGAGCCGGACCCCCGTGCTGGCCCTGTTCCACAACTACGCCGGCAGCGGCTTCGACCGCGGGATCGCCCGGTCGATCCTGGCGACGGCGGAGGCGCGCGAGCGCTCGGCGCGCGCCGTGGCCTGGACGGTGCGCGAAGGCGGCTTCGCCGGCGTCAACATCGACCTGGAGAACATCCCGCCCTCGCTGCGGGGCGCGTTCACGGACTACGTCCGGCGCATCGCCGCCCACCTGCGGCCGGACGGCTACCTGGTCACCATCTCCGCCCCCGCGAAGCTCGGCGACGAGCGCCAGAACGGCTGGACGGGCGCCTTCGACTACCGCGCCCTGGCGCCGCTGGTGGACCTCTTCGTCGTCATGGCCTACGACCAGCACCTCCCCGGAGGCCCGGCCGGCCCGATCGCCGCGCCGGACTGGGTGGAGGCCGTGATCCGGTACGCGCGCTCGCAGATCCCGGCGGAGAAGATCCTGCTCGGGGTGCCCCAGTACGCCTACGACTGGATCGAGGGCACCACGCAGGGCCGCGGCCTGAGCGTCCCCGGGGCCCACGGCCTCGCGGAGAAGAGCGGCGCCCCCGTCCTGTGGGACGAGGGCGCCGGCAGCGGCCTGTTCCGCTACACGGATCCCGAGGGTCGCCGGCGGGTCGTGTACGTCGAGGACCGCCGCGGGCTCGAGCAGAAGCTGGTCCTGGCCCGGAAGTACGGCTTGCGGGGGGTCGCCATCTGGCGCCTGGGCCTGGAGGACCCGGGCATCTGGCCCCTCATCGACGGCTACCGGCGGTGA
- the ligD gene encoding non-homologous end-joining DNA ligase, which produces MPAGGQPTVVRVAGREVRVTNPDKRLWPVDGLTKWDLVDYYVRVSPFLLPHLRGRPLVLTRYPDGIDGEWFYSKNAPEGAPEWLRTWTYHHESGPNHYIVAEEAAALAYVANLAAIELHPWLSSCDTPEEPDFAVVDLDPAEGATWEDVRQVALLVREILRAVGVEGFPKLSGATGLHVYCPCAPGHSFRDTAEFVRAIGRLLLRIDPERVTLERVVARRAGKVYVDYLQNRLGQTITAVYGLRPRPGAPVSIPVTWDELRTGDVPEVNLRTVWERLRRVGDLFAPVLDRRQDLRPATAALQAEAGTQRPAPAHEPGSGEASNWQHLSEDVPPLGAI; this is translated from the coding sequence TTGCCTGCCGGAGGACAGCCCACGGTGGTACGGGTGGCCGGACGCGAGGTCCGAGTGACAAACCCGGACAAGCGGCTCTGGCCCGTGGACGGGCTCACCAAGTGGGACCTCGTCGACTACTACGTGCGGGTGAGCCCCTTCCTGCTGCCGCACCTCCGGGGCCGGCCCCTGGTGCTCACCCGCTACCCGGACGGGATCGACGGGGAGTGGTTCTACAGCAAGAACGCGCCCGAGGGCGCGCCGGAGTGGCTGCGGACGTGGACCTACCACCACGAGTCGGGGCCGAACCACTACATCGTGGCCGAGGAGGCCGCGGCGCTCGCCTACGTGGCCAACCTGGCGGCCATCGAGTTGCACCCGTGGCTCAGCTCGTGCGACACGCCCGAGGAGCCCGACTTCGCCGTGGTCGACCTCGACCCCGCCGAAGGCGCCACCTGGGAGGACGTCCGGCAGGTGGCGCTGCTCGTCCGGGAGATCCTCCGCGCCGTGGGGGTGGAGGGCTTTCCGAAGCTGTCCGGCGCCACCGGCCTCCACGTCTACTGCCCGTGCGCGCCCGGCCACTCCTTCCGGGACACCGCCGAGTTCGTGCGGGCGATCGGCCGGCTCCTCCTCCGGATCGACCCGGAGCGGGTGACCCTGGAACGGGTGGTCGCCCGGCGGGCGGGGAAGGTGTACGTGGACTACCTGCAGAACCGCCTCGGCCAGACCATCACGGCCGTCTACGGCCTGCGGCCCCGCCCGGGGGCGCCCGTGTCGATCCCCGTGACCTGGGACGAGCTTCGCACCGGCGACGTGCCCGAGGTGAACCTGCGAACCGTGTGGGAGCGGCTGCGGCGGGTGGGCGACCTCTTCGCTCCCGTCCTCGACCGGCGGCAGGATCTCCGCCCCGCCACCGCGGCCTTGCAGGCGGAAGCCGGTACCCAGCGCCCCGCGCCAGCGCATGAGCCAGGATCTGGAGAGGCAAGCAACTGGCAACATCTGAGTGAGGACGTCCCACCGTTGGGAGCGATATAA
- a CDS encoding RidA family protein, with product MSYEARLKELGITLPEVPRPVAAYVPAVRTGNLVFTSGQIPMVEGTLRYKGKVGKDVSPEEAYQAARLCALGALAAIRAQVGSLDRIEQIVKVTVFVSSDPSFTGQPEVANGASELFLQIFGDAGRHARSAVGCPVLPRDAAVEVEVLARVADGAGPG from the coding sequence GTGAGTTACGAGGCCAGGCTGAAGGAACTCGGCATCACGCTTCCGGAGGTCCCCCGGCCCGTGGCGGCCTACGTTCCCGCCGTGCGGACCGGGAACCTGGTGTTCACGTCGGGCCAGATCCCCATGGTGGAGGGTACCCTCCGCTACAAGGGTAAGGTCGGCAAGGACGTCAGCCCGGAGGAGGCCTACCAGGCGGCGCGGCTCTGCGCGCTCGGCGCGCTGGCGGCGATCCGGGCGCAGGTCGGCTCCCTGGACCGGATCGAACAGATCGTCAAGGTCACGGTGTTCGTGAGCAGCGACCCGTCGTTCACGGGACAGCCCGAGGTGGCGAACGGCGCGTCCGAACTGTTCCTGCAGATCTTCGGTGACGCCGGCCGGCACGCGCGCTCGGCGGTCGGGTGCCCCGTGCTGCCCCGGGATGCCGCCGTCGAGGTCGAGGTCCTCGCGCGGGTCGCCGACGGGGCCGGCCCCGGGTAG